The Kribbella jejuensis genome segment CGACGGATGCTCGCGCGGGGTTCGTCTATCACCCGATCACTTGGGGCTGGTTGCTGGACGAGCTGATGCGGCGGGTGGATGGGCGGACCGTGGCGCAGTTCTTCGCGGACGAGTTCGCGAAGCCGCTCGAGTTGGAGGTGTGGATCGGGTTACCCGAGGAACTGCACTGGCGGGTCGCGGCGATGGTCGCGCCGCCCGGCGTCCTCGTCGACGGTCCGTGGACCGAGCTGAACCGGCCGAACCCGTTGTGGATCCCAGGTGCCGAGAAGATCTGGAACAGCCCGGAATACCGGTCCGCCGGGTTGTCCGCGGTCGGTGGCTACGCGACTGCGCGCGGGATGGCGAAGTTCTACGCCTCACTGCTCGATGCAGCTGGAGTGCTGAGTCCGGAGACGGTCGAGCTCGGCCGCCGGGAGATCCGCCGCGGCGTCGACCCGACGTGGGGGAGTCCGATGCGGTACGGGGCAGGCTTCGAGTTGCAGGCCGGAGACGGCCGGATGGGCGATGAACCGGACGCGTTCGGACACGCGGGAGCAGGCGGTTCCCGGCACGGCGCGTGGCCGGGCCGGGAAACCACCTTCTGCTATCTGATGAACGAGGTACGCGTCGGACCTGACGCGCGCCCGGTCAACCTGCTCGAAGCGCTCAGCCGAGGTAGTCGCGCCACGGGCCGGTGATCGCGAGCGTGATGCCCGGCGTCTGGATGTTGACGAACAGGACCTTGCCGTCCGCGGAGAACGACGGCCCGGTGAACTCGGAGTCGTTCAGCATGTTGCGGGCGATCGCGTACGTCGGCCCGCCCGGCGTGGCGCTCAGCACGTGGCTGCTGGCGTTGCCGTCTTCGGCCAGCACCAGCGAGCCCCACGGGGTGACGGTGACGTTGTCCGGGCTGTCGAAGTTGTAGTCGTCGTACTTCGCGTCCGGGCCGAGGTCGGCGGCGGCGTTGTCCGGGAAGTACGTGACCAGCTGGATGGTCTCGGTCTTGTAGTTGTAGAACCAGACCATGCCGTCGTGCGGGACCGCGTCCTTGGGCAGGTCCGCCGTACCGGACTCGGCGTACGAGTTCACGACGTACACGCCCTGCTTGGTGCCGAAGACGCCCTCGAACTTCTTGCCCCGGGTGATCTGACCGTCGGTGAACTGCTTGCGCACCGACGTCGTGGTGCCGTCCCGGTCCGGCACCGCGACCCACTTGACCCGGAACGGCCGGAGCAGCTGCGCGGAGGTCAGGTATGCGACGTCCGGGATCGGCTTGCCGTCGTCTCCCAGGATGGCCAGCGCCTCGAGCGTGCCGAAGTCCTTGTTCTGCAGGTCCTGCCAGCTGCGCGGGCCCAGCTTGTAGCCGCGCGGCGCGGTCCAGCGGTAGAACGTTCCGTTCGGGCCGGAGGCGTCCTCGGACAGGTAGACATGGGTGCGGTCCTCGTCGATCGCGAGCGCCTCGTGCGCGTACCGGCCGAGGGCCTTGAGCGGGACCGGGTGCGCGGTCTTGCCGTCGCCCCAGACCTCGAAGACGTACCCGTGGTCCTTCAGCCGGGTGGTGCCGTTGGCCTTGTTCTCGGTCTCCTCGCACGTCATCCAGGTGCCCCACGGGGTCGGGCCGCCGGCGCAGTTCGTCAGCGTGCCGGAGATGCCGACCCACTCGCCGAGGTTGGTGCCGTCCCGGTCGACGTCGATGACCGTGCAGCCGCCGGCCGCGCCGACGCCGCTGTCGTAGACAGTGCCCTCGATCTGCGGTACGCCGAGCTCGCTCGCGCTGCCGATCTCGTGGTTCTGGATCAGCTGGTAGCGGCCGTGGTTCGCGGCGAACACCGCCGTACCGTCGTGTAGGGCCGGGGTCGGGTGGCCGCTCTTCAGCTTGGTCTCGCCCGCCTTGGTGACGATCTTGTACTTGAACCCGGCCGGCAGCGCGAGGATGCCGTTCGGGTCGTCGAGCAGCGGCGGGAAGGGCCGGTGCTGCGGGAACGGCGCTCCGCCGTTGCTGCCGTTGCTGCCGTTGCTGCCGTGTGATGCCGGCGCGGCCTCGGCGAGCGTCGGCACGGCGCCGACGGTGGTGAACCCGACCCCGGCGGCACCGGCGGCGGCACCACGGAGGACGGAACGACGATCGACAGACATGGTGTGACTCCTTGGCAATGACGGTTCCCGAGGTCTGGATCCTTCCGGGCGTGGGCTGCCGGACGGGAAACACCAGGTGAACTGCTCTCAGCCAACTCTCAGTTCCGGCACTGCAACGAACGGTGACCGTACGGCGTCTAGGCTGAGAGGTGATCGCGATGCGCAAGGTACTGATCATGGCCGTGGCGACGAGTGCGATGGTGGTTGCGTGCGGCAACGAATCGACGAGTGGAGGACAACCGTCCATGACGCCGAGCACGAGTAGCAGTTCCGAACCGGCGACGCCGTCAGGGGGTCTGGTCGAGCAGGCCAAGGCCGACCTGGTGAAGCGGCTCGGCGTCGACGCCGCCGCGATCAAGGTGATCAGTTCGGCCGAGGTGACCTGGCCGGACGGCAGCCTCGGCTGCCCCGAGCCGGGCATGCGCTACGCGCAGATGCTGGTGAACGGGAACCGGACCGTTCTGGAGGTCGACGGCAAGCAGTACGCGTACCACTCGAGCGCACACCGGGCGCCGTTCCTCTGTGAGCATCCGACGCCGAGCGTTCGTTGAAAACTTTCCTGATCACCGGGTGTATCAACCCGCGCCGAGGGTGACTCCGCAGAAATGTGGGGGAAGCCTTCGGGCCGTTGCAGGGGGGAGGGCGGCGCGGGGCTGCGTAGAGGGGGAGCCTGACGCGGTGCGGAGGGTCCGGTTGGTCAGGCCGGAGGTCCGCACCGCGTCGGCGCGTCACGCTTTCTACGGGAGGGATGCGAGCGCGTCGCCGGCCCGCAGGACCGGACCAGTACCCGGCTCCGGCTGCGTGAGGGCGAACGCGAGCAGCGCGTCGGCGGCCTGCTTGGCCGACTCGCCGGTGACCGACATCCGGCCGGCGATCAGGCCGGCCACCAGCGGCGTCGCGAACGAGGTACCGCTCCAGCGTGCCATGCCCTGGAACGAGCGCAGCTGACCGGTGTTCGGCGGTTCGGTGCACTCGTAGTCGCCGGTGAGGAAGGCGTTCACCAGGTTCGTGCCCGGTGCGTACACGTCGACCCAGCCGCCGAAGTTGCTGTACGACGCGCGGTCCCGCCCGTTGTCCGCGAGCGCGCCGACGCCGACCGACTCCGGGAACGCGGCCGGCCAGAAGTAGTCCCTGGTCGACTCGTTGCCCGCGGCGGCGACCAACGCCAGGCCGTTGATCCGGTCCAGCCGGGTCTTGATGAACACGTCCAGCCCGAGCGGCGCCAGGTTGTGGCGGGTCCGCGTCCCGGCGGACAGGCTGATGATGTCCGGCGCCAGGTCGAGGACCTCGTCGAGCGCCTGTGCGAGGTCGAACTCCCAGATCGCCCCGGCGCTGGTGAAGTAGCTCTTGACAACGATCTCGACGTTGCGTGCGACCGCCCGCAGCACACCCGCGATGAACGTGCCGTGCCCGGCGTACGGCCGGATCCGCCCGGAGCCGTCGAACGCGTTCTCCGGGTCGCCGGTGACACCGTTCAGCCAGTACGCCGCGGGCGCGTCCGACCAGCCGACGTCGAGTACGACGACCTTCACGCCACGGCCGTCCGCGGCGCCGCCGGACAGCAAGGGTGTCGGCAGCACCGGGTCGGGCGGAATGCCGGGCGGTACCTCCTCGGGTTCCGTCGCGGGACAGGGGCTGACGCTCGGGCAGACGTAGAACAGGTGCTCCGGTGTCACCACGCCGCGGCCGAGCCGCAGGTCGGCGTACCGCAGGAATCGTTGGGTCGGCGAACGATCTTCGGGAGCCTGCTCCGGGACCCGCTCCGGCAGCAGCAGCCGGGTGACGCCGCCGATCCCACCCTCGGCGGGCTGACCGCCCTCGAACAGCTCGATCACCCGCGTGAGGTCCTCGTCGCGGACCAGGACGACGCCGGTCCGGTACAGGTACTCCGCGCCCTCGGGCTCCTTCTCCCAGGCGGGTGGGTAGACCTCGACCTCCTTGCCGAACGCCTCCAGGATCAGTTCGATCTGGGCGACGTACTTTCGTTGGCTTGATTGATTTTCCATCTCCTGATTTCCCCCCTCGCGCTACGAAATGCTCGTTATCATTACAGAGTGCCACCGGCCGGGGGGAGTGCTGAGGCGGTAGAAAATCTGCTGCCGCTCGCGTTGTCGCGCCCGCACGACGCGATCGCTTCCGCACGTACCGTGCTGGCGGCGGCTCCCGCCACGGTCGAGGCCTCGATCGCGCATCAGGCGTGGGGGATCGGGTTGCGTCAGCTCGGCGACGTGCCGACAGCGGTTCGCGAGTTGCGGACCGCACTGCGGCTGGCGGAGCAGTCCGGGCGGTCGGAGCGCGAGGCGGATGTTCTTGCCACGTTGGGCGCGACGCTCGGGCGGGCCGGTCGCAGTCGTGAGGGGCTCGCGAGGCTCGATCGGGCGGTGCAGCTGAGCCGGGGTGCGTTGACGGGGCGCGTGCTGTTGCGGCGGGCCGACGTACTGCTCGTGCTCGGGCGGCATCGCGAGGCGCTCGACGATCTGCGCTCGGCGATCTCGCGGTTGCGGCGGTCCGGCGATCAGGTCTGGGAGGCGCGGTCGCGGAACTACCGCGGCTTCATCCAGCTCGCACTGGGCGGGACGAAGCGGGCGGACGCTGACTTCGCGGTGGCGGAGAAGCTGTACGCCGCGACCGGGCAGGAGTTCGAGTACGCCGAGGCGCGGCAGAACCGTGGTTTGGTCGCGTACTCGCGGGGGGATCTGCCGGCCGCCCTGCGGTACTTGGACGAGGCCGGGCGGCGGTTCGCTGCCGTCGGGGTGGTGTGGCCGGATCTGGCGATCGACCGGTGTGGGGTGTTGCTGGCGGCGGGGCTCGGCGCCGAGGCGGTTGCCGAGATGGATCAGGCTCTCGGTGCCTTTGGTGGTCCGGCGACCAAGCGAGGAGAGCTGTGGTTCGCGGCGGCTACTGCTGCGCTGGCCGCGGGGGATGCGGCAGGGGCGCGGGAGCGGGCGGAGCGGGCGCGGCGGCTGTTCTCCGCGCAGCGGCGTGAGTGGTGGGCTGTTCGGTCGGCAATGGTCGTGCTGGAGGCCCGGTATCGGTCGGGCGAGCGTGGTGAGGCGCTCCTGCGGCAGGTGAGTTCGGTGGCTCGGCGGCTGGATGCGTTGGGTGCGTCGGAGGCGTCGGCCGCGCATCTGCTGGCTGGGCGGTTGGCTTTGGATGTGGGACGGATTCGGGCTGCTGATCGGCAGTTGGAGTTGGCCGGTCGGCACAGCAAGGATGCGCCGCCGATCGCGCGGAGTGCGGCGTGGTTGGGGAAGGCGTTGCGGGCCGAGGCGCGCGGCGAGGTGCGGTCGATGTTGTCGGCGTGTGCTCGTGGGTTGGATGCGCTGGACGAGCATCGGTTGACGATGGGGGCCACTGAGCTGCGGGCGTTGGCTACCGGGCAGGGGGCTGAGCTGGCCGAGTTGGCGCTGCGGGATGCGTTGCGGCGCGACGATGCGCGGCGGTTGCTGCTGTGGGGCGAACGGTGGCGGGCGACGGCGCTCGGCGTACCGCCCGTTCGGCCGCCTGACGACGAGCAGTTGGTCGCGGAGTTGGCTGCTTTGCGGGACGTCGTACGACGGTTGGACGCGGCGCCGGATCCGCTGTTGGACAAGGAACGCCGCCGCCTGGAGAAAGCAGTCCGCGACCGAGCCCTCCGCGCCGCCGGCGGTTCCCTCGAACGGACAACCCGCTTCGACATCTCCGAACTGATCGAGGCCCTAGGTCGAACAGTCCTCATCGAACTCATCGAGATCGCCGGCACCCTCCACGCGGTATTGGTAAAAGACGGCAACCTCACCCGCCACGAGGTGGGCCCGCTCGCAACAGCCGCCCTGGAAGTAGAACGCTCCCGCTTCCGCCTGAGGCGGCTGGCCCACGCCCGCCCGACGGGCGGGAGAACCGCCGGCCCGGGCGGCAGCCCGGTCGCGCAGGACGGTTCCTGGGACGTCGCGCCGGGGGGACCGGATGGCGGTCGGCCAGCCGCCCCGGGCGGCGGCTCTCCTGGCTCGTCCGGCGGCGGGCGGGGCACCTCTTACACCTCCTCTCCGGGGCCTTCGTTGGAGGTGCTTGGGGAGCGGTTGGCGGCTGCGATTCTGGGACCTGCGCGGGGATTGATCGGGGATCGGCCTGTCGTGGTTGTGCCGCCTGGGAGGTTGCAGGCTTTGCCTTGGGGGATGGTGGTGGGGGATCGGGCGGTGAACGTCGTGCCTTCGGCGGCGGCCTGGTTGCGGGCGCGGCGGTTGCGGCCGCCAACGGATCGGCGGGTGGTGCTGGTGTCGGGGCCGGGGTTGTCGGCCGGTCGGGCGGAGGTGATGCGGCTGGCCGAGCAGTACCCGGACGCCACCGTCCTCGCCAACGGCGACGCAACAGCCGAGAAGGTACTGCGTGCCCTCGACGGCGCCTGGATCGCGCATATCGCCGCCCACGGCACGTTCCGCTCGGACAGCCCGTTGTTCTCGTCGTTGCGGCTCGACGACGGACCACTCACCGTGTACGACTTCGAGCGGCTCCGCAGAGCGCCGTACCGGATGGTCCTGTCGAGCTGCGACTCCGGCCTGGCGAAACCGGTCGGCGCGGACGAGCTGCTCGGGTTGAGCAGCAGTCTGATCCCGCTCGGCGCCGCCGGCATCCTGGCCAGCGTCGTACCGGTCAATGACCCGGCGACCGCACCCCTCATGCTCGCCCTGCACGAGAAC includes the following:
- a CDS encoding S8 family peptidase, which codes for MENQSSQRKYVAQIELILEAFGKEVEVYPPAWEKEPEGAEYLYRTGVVLVRDEDLTRVIELFEGGQPAEGGIGGVTRLLLPERVPEQAPEDRSPTQRFLRYADLRLGRGVVTPEHLFYVCPSVSPCPATEPEEVPPGIPPDPVLPTPLLSGGAADGRGVKVVVLDVGWSDAPAAYWLNGVTGDPENAFDGSGRIRPYAGHGTFIAGVLRAVARNVEIVVKSYFTSAGAIWEFDLAQALDEVLDLAPDIISLSAGTRTRHNLAPLGLDVFIKTRLDRINGLALVAAAGNESTRDYFWPAAFPESVGVGALADNGRDRASYSNFGGWVDVYAPGTNLVNAFLTGDYECTEPPNTGQLRSFQGMARWSGTSFATPLVAGLIAGRMSVTGESAKQAADALLAFALTQPEPGTGPVLRAGDALASLP
- a CDS encoding alkaline phosphatase PhoX, with protein sequence MSVDRRSVLRGAAAGAAGVGFTTVGAVPTLAEAAPASHGSNGSNGSNGGAPFPQHRPFPPLLDDPNGILALPAGFKYKIVTKAGETKLKSGHPTPALHDGTAVFAANHGRYQLIQNHEIGSASELGVPQIEGTVYDSGVGAAGGCTVIDVDRDGTNLGEWVGISGTLTNCAGGPTPWGTWMTCEETENKANGTTRLKDHGYVFEVWGDGKTAHPVPLKALGRYAHEALAIDEDRTHVYLSEDASGPNGTFYRWTAPRGYKLGPRSWQDLQNKDFGTLEALAILGDDGKPIPDVAYLTSAQLLRPFRVKWVAVPDRDGTTTSVRKQFTDGQITRGKKFEGVFGTKQGVYVVNSYAESGTADLPKDAVPHDGMVWFYNYKTETIQLVTYFPDNAAADLGPDAKYDDYNFDSPDNVTVTPWGSLVLAEDGNASSHVLSATPGGPTYAIARNMLNDSEFTGPSFSADGKVLFVNIQTPGITLAITGPWRDYLG
- a CDS encoding serine hydrolase domain-containing protein; translation: MWEQVAEAFERNFTEHGELGAAFAAYHRGELVVDLWGGTADPETGRPWDRDTIQLMFSGTKGLTAACILLLVQRGLIALDDPLSRYWPEFGAKGKQLTTVAQVLSHQARLPWVEAGYADLLDHEAMAAHLAAQAPATDARAGFVYHPITWGWLLDELMRRVDGRTVAQFFADEFAKPLELEVWIGLPEELHWRVAAMVAPPGVLVDGPWTELNRPNPLWIPGAEKIWNSPEYRSAGLSAVGGYATARGMAKFYASLLDAAGVLSPETVELGRREIRRGVDPTWGSPMRYGAGFELQAGDGRMGDEPDAFGHAGAGGSRHGAWPGRETTFCYLMNEVRVGPDARPVNLLEALSRGSRATGR
- a CDS encoding CHAT domain-containing protein, with amino-acid sequence MPPAGGSAEAVENLLPLALSRPHDAIASARTVLAAAPATVEASIAHQAWGIGLRQLGDVPTAVRELRTALRLAEQSGRSEREADVLATLGATLGRAGRSREGLARLDRAVQLSRGALTGRVLLRRADVLLVLGRHREALDDLRSAISRLRRSGDQVWEARSRNYRGFIQLALGGTKRADADFAVAEKLYAATGQEFEYAEARQNRGLVAYSRGDLPAALRYLDEAGRRFAAVGVVWPDLAIDRCGVLLAAGLGAEAVAEMDQALGAFGGPATKRGELWFAAATAALAAGDAAGARERAERARRLFSAQRREWWAVRSAMVVLEARYRSGERGEALLRQVSSVARRLDALGASEASAAHLLAGRLALDVGRIRAADRQLELAGRHSKDAPPIARSAAWLGKALRAEARGEVRSMLSACARGLDALDEHRLTMGATELRALATGQGAELAELALRDALRRDDARRLLLWGERWRATALGVPPVRPPDDEQLVAELAALRDVVRRLDAAPDPLLDKERRRLEKAVRDRALRAAGGSLERTTRFDISELIEALGRTVLIELIEIAGTLHAVLVKDGNLTRHEVGPLATAALEVERSRFRLRRLAHARPTGGRTAGPGGSPVAQDGSWDVAPGGPDGGRPAAPGGGSPGSSGGGRGTSYTSSPGPSLEVLGERLAAAILGPARGLIGDRPVVVVPPGRLQALPWGMVVGDRAVNVVPSAAAWLRARRLRPPTDRRVVLVSGPGLSAGRAEVMRLAEQYPDATVLANGDATAEKVLRALDGAWIAHIAAHGTFRSDSPLFSSLRLDDGPLTVYDFERLRRAPYRMVLSSCDSGLAKPVGADELLGLSSSLIPLGAAGILASVVPVNDPATAPLMLALHENLRDGQSLAEAFATARRDARGDPVADAAGGSFVALGA